A region of Carassius gibelio isolate Cgi1373 ecotype wild population from Czech Republic chromosome B11, carGib1.2-hapl.c, whole genome shotgun sequence DNA encodes the following proteins:
- the LOC127967939 gene encoding mucin-4-like translates to MSTSTLESSTLENGSTLKATFSTTAESTPTRNASISLRIMMDYLTEYENMNSPESKKLISTLKRELSTLCKRADAQNFKDVHIRRLMEGSVIAEITAVYNYPNNNSQIISLNNDLGPTLEKIFNDADSFQNLSIALNASIQVDQMTMEPVKISNISDLQPFVKCTLNFANLTEEIKDGAWVCVGSCKKIPKFCNQRGVCLNEINGPQCRCYSSPFEKYYGDHCELYSRGAGFYAVLFGCLAAFALLIIVFGVMILVLYRAKRSV, encoded by the exons ATGAGCAcatccacattagaatcatctacacttGAGAATGGTTCAACACTGAAAGCTACATTTTCCActacag CTGAAAGCACACCCACAAGAAATGCCAGCATCTCTCTCAGAATTATGATGGACTATCTTACGGAGTATGAAAATATGAACTCACCAGaatcaaaaaaactaatttccaCCTTGAAACGTGAG CTTTCAACCCTTTGTAAAAGAGCAGATGCACAAAATTTCAAAGATGTGCACATACGTAGGCTAAT GGAAGGAAGTGTGATTGCTGAAATTACTGCAGTATATAACTATCCCAACAACAACtcacaaataatttctctaaataACGATTTGGGACCCACCCTGGAAAAAATCTTTAATGACGCAGATTCATTTCAAAATCTAAGCATAGCTCTTAATGCTTCCATCCAAGTTGACCAAATGACCATGGAGCCAGTTAAAATATCAa ATATTTCAGATCTGCAGCCATTTGTGAAATGCACACTGAATTTTGCAAACTTAACAGAAGAGATCAAAGATGGAGCATGGGTATGTGTGGGATCATGCAAAAAAATTCCCAAATTCTGCAATCAACGAGGTGTATGCCTTAATGAAATAAATGGACCACAGTGCAG GTGTTACAGTTCTCCCTTTGAGAAGTACTATGGAGATCATTGTGAGCTTTACAGCAGAGGGGCCGGTTTCTACGCTGTCCTCTTTGGCTGTTTAGCAGCTTTTGCTCTACTTATCATTGTCTTTGGTGTGATGATTCTGGTGCTCTACAGAGCCAAGAGGTCTGTATAA
- the LOC127967817 gene encoding 28S ribosomal protein S16, mitochondrial-like yields MVHLSSFLLKKYHGGHVVIRLALGGATNRPFYRIVAAYNKRARDSKYIEQLGSYDPLPNIQNEKLVAFNYERIKYWIACGAHTTKPVAKLLGLAGFFPLHPMTITEAERRQKAASTEEFKTDSQEKVEEAAL; encoded by the exons ATGGTCCATTTAT CTTCTTTCCTGCTCAAAAAATATCATGGGGGACATGTGGTCATCAGGCTGGCACTAGGAGGTGCCACTAACAGACCCTTTTACCGCATTGTGGCTGCTTATAATAAACGGGCAAGAGACAGCAAATATATTGAGCAGCTGGGCTCATATGACCCTCTCCCAAACATACAAAATGAAAAACTTGTCGCCTTCAATTACGAAAGAATCAAGTACTGGATTGCATGTGGGGCTCATACCACAAAACCAGTGGCCAAACTTCTAG GATTGGCTGGATTTTTCCCACTGCATCCAATGACGATAACAGAAGCGGAGCGGAGACAGAAAGCAGCTTCGACCGAAGAATTTAAAACAGACAGTCAAGAAAAAGTGGAGGAGGCAGCACTGTAA
- the LOC127968468 gene encoding ERBB receptor feedback inhibitor 1: MRTDCSWSMSTAGLTAQEICLPAQSLLLRDSHWYSMAGAKPSWKYHDLHNLYFIDSSTDYNIQSKQQVLPSFSGAEKQRTDLQSQNSPGGQPLPTKKPRPSQLTLHTDPFTSSPAEDDQVVPCFKRLTVSDYISPPQTPSRVDKPLPPIPGSAELSPDQAMDSEVEFFNGDDNRRLVSESCSKHSSFRYGMPSRRSFRGCGQINYAYFESTTSLQKTQPQPQPQSQSQSQKLRQERETQQREQELRDHHHQLQQQHQQQQNCLQQQERTQRKLRRSHSGPAGCFNKPTSFRLSSHHQNMQGLDKPEVPPRVPIPPRPVKTGDYRRWSAEVSSGANSDDDRPPKVPPREPVSGSSSRTPSPKSLPVYLNGIMPPTQSFAPDPKYVSRGLQRQNSEGSPCILPIMENGRKASTTHYFLLPQRPSYLDKHEKYLTDSTASRGTDASDLSSDWDCQSNRKTMHQIDFV, encoded by the exons ATGCGAACCGACTGCAGCTGGAGCATGTCCACTGCAGGCTTGACTGCCCAGGAGATCTGTTTACCCGCACAAAGCCTACTCCTGCGGGACAGCCATTGGTATAGCATGGCCGGAGCTAAGCCCTCTTGGAAATACCATGATCTACACAA CTTATACTTCATTGATTCTTCTACGGATTATAACATTCAGTCCAAGCAACAGGTGCTGCCATCATTCTCAGGAGCAGAAA AACAGCGGACTGATCTTCAGTCACAAAACAGCCCAGGAGGCCAGCCCTTGCCAACAAAAAAGCCCAGACCTTCTCAACTCACCTTGCACACAGACCCTTTCACATCCAGCCCTGCTGAAGATGACCAAGTGGTTCCCTGCTTTAAACGTCTAACGGTATCTGACTACATCAGTCCTCCCCAGACGCCAAGCCGAGTCGACAAACCACTTCCCCCAATTCCCGGTTCAGCAGAGCTTTCCCCAGATCAGGCTATGGACAGTGAGGTAGAGTTCTTTAATGGAGATGACAATCGGCGCCTAGTTTCTGAATCTTGCTCAAAACACTCTTCGTTCCGCTATGGAATGCCCAGTCGAAGGAGTTTCAGGGGCTGTGGACAGATTAACTATGCATACTTTGAAAGTACAACATCCCTGCAGAAGACACAGCCACAGCCGCAGCCGCAGTCGCAGTCGCAGTCGCAAAAGCTGAGACAGGAGCGGGAAACCCAGCAGAGGGAACAGGAGCTCCGCGACCACCACCACCAACTGCAGCAGCAACATCAGCAGCAGCAAAACTGTCTCCAACAACAGGAACGTACACAAAGGAAGCTGCGGCGTTCCCATTCTGGCCCAGCCGGCTGCTTCAACAAACCCACCTCCTTCCGGCTGTCCAGTCACCACCAAAACATGCAAGGCCTGGATAAACCGGAAGTTCCTCCCAGAGTTCCTATTCCCCCACGACCAGTCAAGACTGGAGACTACCGCCGCTGGTCAGCCGAAGTCTCATCGGGAGCCAACAGCGATGACGACCGACCTCCAAAAGTACCTCCTAGAGAACCTGTATCCGGCAGTAGTTCCCGCACCCCGAGCCCAAAGAGCCTTCCAGTGTACCTCAACGGGATCATGCCCCCAACACAGAGCTTTGCCCCGGACCCCAAATATGTCAGTCGTGGCCTGCAACGACAGAATAGTGAAGGTTCCCCCTGCATTCTGCCCATTATGGAGAACGGCAGGAAAGCAAGCACGACGCACTACTTCCTTTTGCCGCAGCGTCCGTCGTACCTGGACAAACATGAGAAGTATTTAACGGACAGCACAGCGAGTCGAGGCACGGATGCCTCGGATTTGAGTTCAGACTGGGACTGTCAAAGCAACAGGAAAACAATGCACCAAATCGACTTTGTATGA